A part of Maridesulfovibrio hydrothermalis AM13 = DSM 14728 genomic DNA contains:
- the amrA gene encoding AmmeMemoRadiSam system protein A codes for MSDNFSFSLNDEEKKYLKDLVKFSILSKLKGDVKAVEIPEPPTTHLAENLGAFVTLNKNGQLRGCIGNVQGTGPLYQTIWQMARAAAFEDPRFPALAFHEYEEIEIEISILSPISLCPDTDQIIIGRHGLIMQRGGHSGLLLPQVAVDWKWDRQQFLAQTCQKAGMEPDAWQDEATNIFWFEAEVF; via the coding sequence AATACTTAAAAGATCTGGTAAAGTTCAGCATCCTCAGCAAACTTAAAGGGGATGTTAAAGCAGTCGAAATTCCAGAACCGCCGACAACGCACTTAGCTGAAAATCTGGGAGCATTCGTAACCCTGAACAAAAACGGACAGCTGCGCGGATGCATAGGAAACGTGCAGGGCACAGGCCCGCTCTACCAGACCATCTGGCAAATGGCGCGTGCTGCCGCTTTTGAAGATCCACGTTTTCCCGCACTGGCATTTCACGAATATGAAGAGATTGAAATTGAAATATCCATCCTCAGTCCCATCAGCCTGTGTCCCGATACCGACCAGATAATTATTGGTCGCCACGGGTTGATCATGCAACGCGGTGGGCATTCCGGCTTGCTGCTGCCGCAGGTGGCTGTTGACTGGAAATGGGACAGACAGCAGTTCTTAGCCCAGACCTGCCAGAAAGCAGGCATGGAACCAGACGCATGGCAGGATGAAGCGACGAATATTTTCTGGTTTGAAGCTGAAGTATTTTAG